The proteins below are encoded in one region of Triticum aestivum cultivar Chinese Spring unplaced genomic scaffold, IWGSC CS RefSeq v2.1 scaffold7B_scf_3587, whole genome shotgun sequence:
- the LOC123172079 gene encoding serine carboxypeptidase-like — protein sequence MGPTGQSRTLLLLLLAAAAAAAPEHESLLRLPSSARSLAPKTPRSTGAELIRALNLHPRDAFPRRPDGVGIGGSDALPAGTLVERPIRLASLVAGDDGGGGTSVSNLGHHAGYYRLPTTHDARLFYFFFESRQHKKEDPMVIWLAGGPGCSSTSGTVSCFAAYFVCNTIFSSIRLIIGNKNYYDVRKPCVGSLCYDFYNLEKFLNLKSVRQSLGVGDIEFVSCSPTVYQAMLLDWMRNLEVGIPELLENDIKVLIYAGEYDLICNWLGNSRCVDSMEWSGKKAFMSSVEKPFTVDGKEADILKSHGPLSFFEGPRFWSHGTHGSTEGRLGDAQEVDVRKPFRRLLELSEARLRHIIHPCAGY from the exons atgggacccacaggtcagtctCGCACCCTGTTGCTtctgctcctcgccgccgccgccgccgccgcgccagagCACGAATCCTTGCTCCGCCTCCCCTCCTCGGCGCGCTCCCTCGCCCCGAAGACCCCCCGCTCCACCGGCGCCGAACTCATCCGCGCCCTCAACCTCCACCCTCGCGACGCCTTCCCCCGCCGCCCCGACGGCGTCGGCATCGGCGGCAGCGATGCTCTCCCGGCCGGAACCCTCGTCGAGAGGCCGATCCGCCTTGCGTCTctggtggccggagacgacggcggcggcggcacgtcGGTGAGCAACCTCGGGCACCACGCCGGGTACTACCGCCTCCCCACCACTCACGACGCCAG gctcttctacttcttcttcgaatCCAGGCAGCACAAGAAGGAGGACCCCATGGTGATCTGGCTGGCGGGAGGGCCCGGCTGCAGCA GTACCTCTGGCACTGTATCTTGCTTTGCTGCCTATTTTGTTTGCAATACAATATTCAGTTCCATCAGGTTGATAATCGGGAACAAAAAT TATTATGACGTCAGGAAGCCATGCGTGGGGAGCCTATGCTATGATTTTTATAACTTGGAGAAGTTTCTCAATCTGAAATCTGTCAGACAGAGCCTAGGCGTTGGAGACATAGAGTTTGTTTCCTGCAGCCCGACCGTCTATCAGGCTATGCTCTTAGATTGGATGAGGAACCTTGAAGTTGGGATCCCTGAACTCCTTGAGAACGATATCAAAGTGCTGATTTATGCTGGAGAGTATGATCTCATATGCAACTGGCTAG GAAACTCAAGATGCGTAGACTCTATGGAATGGTCTGGAAAGAAAGCCTTCATGTCCTCGGTGGAGAAACCCTTCACGGTTGATGGAAAAGAAGCCGACATTCTAAAAAGCCACGGCCCTTTGAGTTTTTTTGAAG GTCCACGATTCTGGTCACATGGTACCCATGGATCAACTGAAGGCCGCCTTGGAGATGCTCAAGAGGTGGATGTCAGGAAACCTTTCAGACGCCTCCTCGAGCTCTCAGAGGCTCGACTTCGCCATATAATCCATCCTTGCGCTGGCTACTAG